The following proteins are co-located in the Bubalus bubalis isolate 160015118507 breed Murrah chromosome 21, NDDB_SH_1, whole genome shotgun sequence genome:
- the LOC102394491 gene encoding death domain-containing membrane protein NRADD, translated as MLQNSSHREAMVHVDKTRREQDREGVWAAAEGALAPSTSSPFSPEPPGDSGSIIPVYCALLATVVLGLLAYVVFKCWRSRKQRQQLAKARTAELGALSRDQLHGDSSVFRDSPAGLEPCAPIQGPPPELGCRLYLHLPRQQQEEVERLLEVSGEPANGWRGLAGHLGYQAEAVETMARSPGPASALLRDWAVQEGSGATLRVLADALAAMGREDVIRALGPPAEGGSVV; from the exons ATGCTGCAGAACTCCAGCCACAGGGAAGCCATGGTCCATGTGG ATAAGACCCGGAGGGAGCAGGACAGGGAAGGGGTGTGGGCAGCGGCAGAGGGAGCCCTGGCCCCCAGCACCTCCTCCCCATTCtcccctgagcccccaggggaCTCAGGCAGCATCATCCCTGTCTACTGTGCCCTCCTGGCCACCGTGGTCCTTGGTCTGCTCGCCTACGTGGTCTTCAAGTG ctgGCGCTCACGCAAACAAAGGCAGCAGCTGGCCAAAGCTCGGACCGCAGAGCTGGGAGCCCTCAGCAGGGACCAGCTACATGGGGACAGCAGTGTCTTCCGGGACTCTCCAGCCGGCCTGGAGCCCTGTGCCCCCATCCAAG GGCCGCCGCCTGAACTTGGCTGCCGGCTTTACCTCCACCTTCCtcggcagcagcaggaggaggtggAACGGCTCCTGGAGGTGTCAGGTGAACCGGCCAACGGCTGGCGGGGCCTGGCGGGCCACCTGGGCTACCAGGCTGAGGCAGTGGAGACCATGGCCCGGAGCCCGGGGCCCGCCTCTGCCCTGCTGAGGGACTGGGCTGTCCAGGAAGGCAGTGGCGCCACCCTCAGAGTGCTAGCGGACGCCCTCGCTGCCATGGGCCGTGAAGACGTGATTCGGGCTCTGGGCCCCCCGGCCGAGGGTGGCTCCGTGGTGTGA